The sequence AAACCAGATGGGGTCATACCCCAGCTCCATGACCACCGGGAAAAAAATGGGCACCGTGAGGGTCACAAAAGCCAGGGCATCCATAAAACAGCCGCCCAGAAAATAGATAAAAATAATCACGGCAATGACCAGGGCCGGAGCCATATCAAGTCCGCTGACCCAGGATGCAATCTCAAACGGAATCCGGGTAACGGCCAGGAATTTGCCAAAAATAACGGCCCCTGCGATCAGCATTAACACCATGCAGGAAGTGGTCAATGTTTCCATTAAGGATTTCACGAACCCCTTCCAGGTGAGCTGACGCTTGGCTACGGCAATAACCAGGACACCGAAAGCGCCCACGGAAGCCGCTTCCGTAGGGGTAAACAGTCCATAGAAAATGCCCCCCACCACCAGGGCGAAGATAATCAGGGTCTCGCCTAGACCCCAAAGCGCCTTGAATCGTTCCGCCCAGGAGAATTTTTCCCCGGCAGGCCCGGCGTTTTTGTCCAGAAGACAGGTGATATAAACCGCGTTAATAAACAAGACGGTCACCAGAAGGGCCGGAAATATGCCGGCCACAAACAGTTGGCCAATGGACTGTTCTGTCAAAATACCGTAAATAATCAGCACCACGGAAGGCGGCATGATCATGCCGATGCCGCCCCCAGAGGCCACAGACCCTGCGGCCAGAGCGTCGTCATAGTTGAACCGCTTCATCTCGGGTAGCCCCACCGTAGCCATGGTGGCGGCCGTGGCCGGACTTGAGCCGCACACGGCACCGAATGCCGTACAAGCGGTGACCGTTGCCATGGCAAGGCCGCCCCGCACGCTGCCTAAAAATTTATACCCGGCGGAATAGAGCCGTTTGGATATGCCGGAGTTAAATCCAAGCTGCCCCATGAGAATAAACAACGGGATCGTGGTCAGATCATAGGAAGCAAAGGTTTCATAGATATTTCTGGACAACAGTACGAGCCCGGCATCCGGGCTAGTCATGACTGAAAATCCAACAACCCCCACAAGGGCCATGACAAACGCAACAGGCATCTGGGTCATGAACATGATAAGCATGACCGCGATGCCGACAATTCCTGCAAGAACGGGACTCATCCGGCTGTGCCCTTTCTTAATTGGTTAACGGTGTCAACAATCTGCTGAAGAATCGTTCCTGAAAAAAAAGCAAGGCATACGGCCAGAGAGAGGACAATATAGTGTAACGGGAATTCCAGATTCATGGAAACTTCACCGGCCTGCTGCATGTCTTTGGCATAAACAAACATCTGCCAGGCAACAACGGCAAAAAGAATCAATGTCAGGGTCCGGGTAAACAGGTCCAGCAGCAGACGGATCTTGCGGGGCAAAAGACGGGTGAGGATCTCCACCCCCACATGCCCACCCACTTTATAGGTATGGGGTAAAGCCCCTGCCGCCACGGCAACAGCTAAAAACCCCACAATTTCCACAGATCCGAAAATAGGATGTTTAAAAAAACGGCCAACCACGTCCGCCACTGTAATGAGCATCATCAGTGTCAGGGCGAGGGCACCGGCAGATCTGAGCAGGTTGGAAACAAAGTTTAAAAAACGGTCCAGCAACTTCATAGATACTACATGTTGGATTTAATAAAATCCACAACAGCCTTCCCATCTACGCCCTTTTCAGAGACTTTTTGAATGTAGTTCTCAAGAACCGGCAGAGCAGCCTTGCGCCACGTTTCAGATTCTTCTTCTGACTGAGGGATGACAACGCCGCCTTTTTCTTTAAAAAACGCCATACCCTCCTTGTCGGATTCATCCCAGGCCTCGCCGTGTTTCACGGCCCACTCCCGGCTGATTTGAGTGATGGCATCCTGTTGTTCCGGCGTAAGTTTATCCCACTGCCTTTTGTTCATAAATACACCAAAGGTGGTGGTATAAGCGGTAGAAAAATTCTGAATCATATAATGGACCACTTCTCCCAATTTCCAGCCTTTATTGGATTCAATGGGATGGCAGGAACCGTCCACCACGCCTTTTTGCAGCATCTGGTAACACTCCCGCATACTTTTTCCCACAGGAGAGGCACCTAACGCCCCCATCACCAGGCCGCTGGTTCCTGTACTCCTGATTTTAAGCCCCTTTAAATCGTCAAGGGTGTTTATCTCTTTATCCCGGGTATGGATCAAACCTGGCCCATGGGCATGAAAGAACAGGATGTGGGTTTCTTTGAATTCTTCGGGTTTAAACTTTTCATACATGGCATTGGCCACGGCTGTGGCCTGGACCCCGGAAGTGTATCCCATGGGCAGATCAATGGCCTCTGCCACCGGAAACCGGCCCCGGGAGTATCCCAAAGCGGTCATCCCGATATCGGTAATACCCTGAACCACTCCGTCGTAGGTCTGGGGGGCTTTGGTCAGGGTGGAGGCAGGAAAATACTGGATGACCACCTCCCCATGGGTTCTTTTTTCAACTTCCTTGCACCAGCTTTCAGCAAGCTTGCTCTGGATGTGTGTGGGCGGAAAAAAATTAGAGTATCGAAGGGTGGTTTTGGCAAAGGCATGGGATGCCCAAAACAGGCACAGTAAAGCAATAATTAACACAGACCCTTTTTTCATGGTACCTCACAATGTAAAAGTGTTTATAATTTAACTATAAATAAGCTTTTAGGATATCGGCCTATACTATCCGGGCAACCCAGGAGTCAAGAAAAAAACCGTTTTAAAGGCGGGAGGATGCGGCAAATTTAGTTGCGCCATCAACGACGACCACTATAAAAAAGAATAACGGCAAAGGGAATTCTATAAACCATAAAAATACGGGATGTTCTAAGCCCATTCCAGCTGAGCTCCGGCAAATCCATCAATGAACCGACGAACAAACACACCTTAAAGCCGACCCACTATTCATTGCATAATCAACAATAACAAAATTGACTGTTTATCAACCCGGTCTGAAAATCACCTTGGGTTGCATACTTTGTCCTTGCTTTTTTCTCCCTGTCTGATAGCGTCATGCCCATTATTCTCTCATGGAAACCTTACAATGATCAAACAACTCAAATTTATTATTTATACCAGGCCCTTTATCTGCTTTATATATTATTTCATACGCCTGTATTCCTGGACCTTAAGGTTAAAAATTGAAAATGAAAAAAGCTGGCGAGGTATGCTTGATGGGAACCAGCCGGTAATTCTGGTGACCTGGCACCAGCAGTTTTTTTCGGCCATCCGTCATTTTAAAACATATGCCCGGTATCACCCGGGACTAATGATCTCCAGAAGCCAGGACGGCGAGCTTATTTCCGCCGTGGCCCGACGCAGCGGGTGGCATACGCCAAGGGGGTCATCCTCAAGGGGCGGCAAAGAGGCTATGGCAGAAATGATCGCCCATCTCAATACATATGGGTTTGGCGCCCATATCCTGGACGGTCCCACCGGCCCCATAGGCAAGGTCAAACCCGGCATCATAAAAATGGCATTGCAGACCAATGCCGTAATCGTCCCTTTTTATGCCAATGCGGATCGGGCCTGGTTTTTTAACTCCTGGGACCGGTTCATGGTCCCCAAGCCTTTTGCCAAAGTCCGGCTACGTTTTTTAGATCCAATCCAGATCTGCGAGCAAGAAAATGACAATTTTGAAGCCTTGCGTCAACAATTAGAAAAGACAATGCGACCGGGGCTCCACCGCTAGGACAAATGGACCACCACGACCCCGCCCCGATCATACCCAAAAGGCCTGAACACGCCACCGTACCGGGTGGCAATACCTTTATAAAATCTGTTAAAGGGGATCTCGTATGCCGATTTCTGATCGGGATCAACATCCAGGATCGAGACCAAACCGGTTGACGGATCAAAGCCACCCACAGGCGAGATATGGGGAATGTTCATTTCCTTTATGAACGTGCCCTGGTCAAAATGGGCAATGATCAAACAATTGTCCTGGAATTGAAATTTTTTAAGGCGCTCGACAATCTGCTGCCTTATCAGGGCCTTATCCTGGTCTAAAGACCCTTGAATCATTTCAACACGGTTAAAGGGGATATCATAGGCCTTAAGGCTGTCCTGCACCACAGCCGTAAGGATCGACAGCGGCAGCCCACGCCGCCCCTCATATCCGTCCGGCCCCATGCGCTCCTTCCAGTGGGCGGTTCTTACTTTTTCTAAAATGGCCTGCTGGGTGACGGTTGGACCGGTGCATTTGTAGCGCTGTCTTAATACATTGACCACACAAACCACAGACGCCACGGAACACGAAGATTCATGGAATTGTTTGACATGGTGGCGGAACAACGCCGCCTGAAGGCTCTGCCCCTTGGACATGTCAGAAGACAAGGCAACAGGCCTGGCCTGGCCCGGGCCAAAACTGCCTGTACGCGTCGCCCAATGAAAAAAATACCTGATGGCCAGGTAGCTCCGAACAATGCAAATTCTAAAAAGGTTCATTATAGCGCCCTAAAAAGCGGGTTTATTTTTCACGAATGACCGTCTGTATCCGGCCAAATTTAAAAATAAGGCCCTGGGGGGTGTCTGTCAAAAAAACGGACATCTGCGCCAGGGCTTTCTGGGTAAATTTAACCAAATGATCGTCGGTTTCCATAAAAAGAGCGTCCGCTTTAATGTAAAGG is a genomic window of uncultured Desulfobacter sp. containing:
- a CDS encoding TRAP transporter large permease, which translates into the protein MSPVLAGIVGIAVMLIMFMTQMPVAFVMALVGVVGFSVMTSPDAGLVLLSRNIYETFASYDLTTIPLFILMGQLGFNSGISKRLYSAGYKFLGSVRGGLAMATVTACTAFGAVCGSSPATAATMATVGLPEMKRFNYDDALAAGSVASGGGIGMIMPPSVVLIIYGILTEQSIGQLFVAGIFPALLVTVLFINAVYITCLLDKNAGPAGEKFSWAERFKALWGLGETLIIFALVVGGIFYGLFTPTEAASVGAFGVLVIAVAKRQLTWKGFVKSLMETLTTSCMVLMLIAGAVIFGKFLAVTRIPFEIASWVSGLDMAPALVIAVIIFIYFLGGCFMDALAFVTLTVPIFFPVVMELGYDPIWFGIIIVMVTEMGVITPPVGINVYVVYGVAQNVLSHHVPLEKIFKGITPFLIALIIGVVILIAFPGIILFLPHLMYS
- a CDS encoding TRAP transporter small permease, translated to MKLLDRFLNFVSNLLRSAGALALTLMMLITVADVVGRFFKHPIFGSVEIVGFLAVAVAAGALPHTYKVGGHVGVEILTRLLPRKIRLLLDLFTRTLTLILFAVVAWQMFVYAKDMQQAGEVSMNLEFPLHYIVLSLAVCLAFFSGTILQQIVDTVNQLRKGTAG
- a CDS encoding TRAP transporter substrate-binding protein produces the protein MKKGSVLIIALLCLFWASHAFAKTTLRYSNFFPPTHIQSKLAESWCKEVEKRTHGEVVIQYFPASTLTKAPQTYDGVVQGITDIGMTALGYSRGRFPVAEAIDLPMGYTSGVQATAVANAMYEKFKPEEFKETHILFFHAHGPGLIHTRDKEINTLDDLKGLKIRSTGTSGLVMGALGASPVGKSMRECYQMLQKGVVDGSCHPIESNKGWKLGEVVHYMIQNFSTAYTTTFGVFMNKRQWDKLTPEQQDAITQISREWAVKHGEAWDESDKEGMAFFKEKGGVVIPQSEEESETWRKAALPVLENYIQKVSEKGVDGKAVVDFIKSNM
- a CDS encoding lysophospholipid acyltransferase family protein gives rise to the protein MIKQLKFIIYTRPFICFIYYFIRLYSWTLRLKIENEKSWRGMLDGNQPVILVTWHQQFFSAIRHFKTYARYHPGLMISRSQDGELISAVARRSGWHTPRGSSSRGGKEAMAEMIAHLNTYGFGAHILDGPTGPIGKVKPGIIKMALQTNAVIVPFYANADRAWFFNSWDRFMVPKPFAKVRLRFLDPIQICEQENDNFEALRQQLEKTMRPGLHR
- a CDS encoding phytochelatin synthase family protein encodes the protein MNLFRICIVRSYLAIRYFFHWATRTGSFGPGQARPVALSSDMSKGQSLQAALFRHHVKQFHESSCSVASVVCVVNVLRQRYKCTGPTVTQQAILEKVRTAHWKERMGPDGYEGRRGLPLSILTAVVQDSLKAYDIPFNRVEMIQGSLDQDKALIRQQIVERLKKFQFQDNCLIIAHFDQGTFIKEMNIPHISPVGGFDPSTGLVSILDVDPDQKSAYEIPFNRFYKGIATRYGGVFRPFGYDRGGVVVVHLS